The Nitrospinota bacterium genome contains a region encoding:
- a CDS encoding electron transfer flavoprotein subunit alpha/FixB family protein, translating to MKVLLVAEQRKGKLLDSVYELIAFAGKLGAESAMFLAGSEGSLPKYNGKLYLADAEKCGEINTELHKKLLLDVIAKEKPEYIVFSHSSYGWDIAPRIAFALKAAQVSEVVDVNSGKLVVPACNSKLRVDMKPGTAVTVVTLQTGAFSMSGEPSGTPAVEIIDIGDVSSTLEFTGYEESGKTGIDLTKAESIVSVGRGIGKKEDIEIVKNMADVLGSELGASRPVVDAGWLESNRQVGVTGQTVSPKVYFACGISGAIQHLAGMKKSEFIVAINTDKDAPIGEVADVLVVADMKQFIPVFTEKVKSRKK from the coding sequence ATGAAAGTATTACTCGTAGCTGAACAGAGAAAAGGGAAACTCCTCGACTCCGTCTATGAACTTATCGCCTTTGCGGGAAAACTGGGTGCGGAAAGCGCGATGTTTCTAGCCGGTTCCGAAGGCTCCCTGCCGAAATACAACGGAAAACTCTACCTGGCCGACGCAGAGAAGTGCGGCGAGATAAACACCGAGCTTCATAAAAAGCTCCTTCTTGACGTTATCGCAAAGGAGAAGCCGGAATATATCGTTTTCTCACACTCTTCCTACGGATGGGACATCGCCCCTCGTATAGCATTTGCGCTGAAGGCGGCTCAGGTATCTGAAGTGGTCGATGTCAACAGCGGAAAACTTGTAGTTCCAGCCTGCAACTCCAAATTGCGTGTAGATATGAAACCTGGCACGGCGGTAACGGTGGTTACGCTTCAGACAGGAGCCTTTTCTATGTCGGGCGAGCCATCCGGAACACCAGCAGTTGAGATAATTGACATAGGTGATGTATCGTCCACCCTTGAATTCACCGGATATGAAGAATCTGGCAAAACAGGAATCGACCTTACGAAAGCCGAATCGATTGTAAGCGTTGGCCGCGGCATCGGGAAAAAGGAAGATATCGAGATCGTAAAGAATATGGCAGATGTTCTTGGAAGTGAGCTTGGAGCAAGCCGTCCGGTGGTTGACGCTGGTTGGCTGGAATCGAACAGACAGGTAGGTGTTACCGGCCAGACAGTTTCACCCAAGGTATATTTTGCGTGCGGCATTTCCGGTGCGATACAGCATCTTGCAGGAATGAAAAAATCTGAATTTATCGTGGCTATAAACACAGACAAGGACGCTCCTATCGGCGAGGTGGCCGACGTTCTAGTCGTAGCGGATATGAAGCAGTTCATACCTGTATTTACGGAAAAAGTTAAGAGCAGGAAAAAGTAA
- a CDS encoding electron transfer flavoprotein subunit beta/FixA family protein encodes MKVLVCIKQVPDMESKFKINGGGTWFDETDLAYRMNEYDEFAVEQAVLLKEKLGGDTDLTVVSIGPERVKEAIKKALAMGCDRGVHIKDDDYFKKDSFQVASILHEFAKDKGFEMIFTGMQSQDRGSAQVGPLLAEMLGIPSVTTIMEFAFEGGVVSVKRELEGGLKAGVKVKPPVLLTCQLGLNTPRYPTLPNIMKAKKKELLTSEAGTLLKDKELVTAEKMYYPEKKGGGLVLEGDVNDLADKLISILGEKTAVLK; translated from the coding sequence ATGAAGGTACTCGTTTGCATTAAACAGGTTCCAGACATGGAATCAAAATTCAAGATAAACGGAGGCGGCACTTGGTTCGATGAAACCGATCTCGCCTACCGAATGAATGAGTATGACGAATTTGCCGTGGAACAAGCGGTTCTGCTCAAGGAAAAGCTCGGGGGCGATACGGACCTAACTGTAGTTTCAATCGGCCCTGAAAGGGTAAAGGAAGCGATCAAGAAAGCTCTTGCGATGGGGTGTGACCGCGGCGTGCATATCAAGGACGATGATTACTTTAAAAAGGATTCGTTCCAGGTAGCTTCCATCCTCCATGAATTTGCAAAGGATAAGGGGTTTGAGATGATCTTTACCGGCATGCAGTCGCAGGACAGGGGTTCTGCGCAGGTCGGCCCCCTTTTGGCTGAGATGCTCGGTATCCCATCGGTAACCACTATCATGGAATTTGCATTTGAAGGGGGGGTGGTTTCCGTTAAGCGGGAGCTTGAAGGTGGTCTAAAGGCAGGGGTGAAGGTTAAACCTCCAGTACTCCTCACATGCCAGCTTGGATTGAATACCCCCAGGTACCCCACCCTTCCAAACATCATGAAAGCAAAAAAGAAGGAGTTGTTAACTTCTGAGGCCGGCACATTGCTGAAGGATAAAGAGCTCGTTACCGCCGAAAAAATGTACTACCCCGAAAAGAAGGGTGGCGGCCTCGTGCTTGAAGGGGACGTAAACGATTTGGCTGATAAACTGATATCAATCCTCGGCGAAAAAACCGCGGTATTGAAATAG
- a CDS encoding heterodisulfide reductase-related iron-sulfur binding cluster gives MTDTREIYWNVGKSVLLPMYSIAGIAILILIIGFLLRLKVYKKGKELVRTDKMISRIAGFISDALLQAKVLKVWSSGGMHALFFWGFMLLLLGTTLTFIQADITEPFFDIRFLHGSFYKIFSLTLDVAGLIAIVMLGGLFVRRFIIRPEGLETRLGDYAIHLLLFTILITGFVLEGIRIAATEYQTNMPLAFFSPVGLAVSLPFTGMDAASLSSAHRYLWWFHFFVAIGFIVFIPFTKLKHMFTTSTNYIFTDRRPKGSIDTLDLEDENVESFGVGTVKDFFWKDIFDADACTECKRCQDVCPAFNTQKPLSPMKVITGIRETAFNSPENPLANALSKDALWSCTTCRACQEVCPASIEHVNKIIGMRRNLVLMDGEFPGPEVKTAVENTEVNGNPFGLAFASRGDWAEGLEGLTLADGNTEMDILYFAGCYASFDKRNRMIAKSFIKICRSAGIKVGILGKDEKCCGEPMRKIGNEYIYQMMAVENIEKIKNSGTKRIVTTCPHCFNTLNRDYRDLGLDIEVEHQATFLSRLIKEGRIKLKSDPFDVTYHDSCYMGRYNDIYDEPRQALKAIGGTIVEMDKTRDNSFCCGGGGGRVMAEEKLGTRINAERIRMASATNTHVLVSNCPFCMTMFEDGVKAEGLEATLWTKDLSEIIAERL, from the coding sequence ATGACAGATACAAGGGAAATTTACTGGAACGTAGGGAAAAGCGTCCTTCTTCCGATGTATTCCATTGCCGGGATTGCCATCCTGATACTCATAATCGGATTTCTTCTCAGGCTCAAGGTATATAAAAAAGGAAAAGAGCTTGTCCGCACCGATAAGATGATCAGCCGGATCGCCGGCTTTATAAGCGATGCGCTCCTGCAGGCCAAGGTATTGAAGGTATGGTCTTCAGGAGGAATGCATGCCCTGTTCTTTTGGGGGTTTATGCTACTTTTGCTGGGAACTACATTAACCTTTATTCAGGCGGACATTACCGAACCATTTTTTGATATTCGGTTCCTTCATGGGAGCTTCTATAAGATATTCTCCCTCACACTTGATGTGGCAGGATTGATAGCGATTGTGATGCTTGGGGGACTTTTCGTACGGAGATTTATAATCAGGCCGGAAGGTCTTGAGACACGCTTGGGCGATTATGCAATACATCTCCTTCTCTTTACTATTCTCATTACGGGATTTGTCCTGGAAGGGATCAGGATAGCCGCAACGGAATATCAAACTAACATGCCGCTGGCATTTTTCTCACCTGTAGGCCTGGCGGTTTCTCTTCCATTCACAGGTATGGACGCCGCCTCCCTGTCATCAGCACACCGGTATCTTTGGTGGTTTCATTTCTTCGTGGCAATAGGTTTTATAGTATTTATCCCTTTCACGAAGTTGAAGCATATGTTCACTACCTCGACGAACTATATCTTTACCGACAGACGACCCAAGGGGAGTATTGATACATTGGACCTTGAGGATGAAAACGTTGAAAGCTTCGGCGTAGGGACTGTGAAGGACTTTTTCTGGAAGGATATTTTCGACGCCGATGCCTGCACGGAGTGCAAAAGGTGCCAGGATGTATGTCCAGCGTTTAATACCCAAAAACCACTCTCGCCAATGAAGGTGATCACCGGGATACGGGAAACCGCGTTTAATTCTCCAGAAAATCCCCTTGCCAACGCATTATCCAAGGATGCTCTCTGGTCATGCACCACTTGCCGCGCTTGCCAGGAGGTATGTCCCGCCAGCATTGAGCATGTAAACAAGATAATAGGAATGCGGAGAAACCTGGTTCTGATGGATGGTGAATTTCCGGGGCCGGAGGTGAAAACGGCGGTGGAGAATACCGAGGTGAATGGAAATCCTTTCGGTCTTGCGTTTGCCTCGCGCGGGGATTGGGCCGAAGGTTTGGAAGGGTTGACATTGGCGGATGGTAATACCGAAATGGATATACTTTATTTTGCTGGTTGTTACGCCTCCTTTGACAAAAGGAACAGGATGATCGCCAAAAGTTTTATAAAGATATGCCGTTCAGCCGGCATAAAGGTCGGTATCCTTGGTAAGGATGAAAAATGCTGCGGCGAACCTATGCGGAAGATCGGCAATGAATATATTTATCAGATGATGGCTGTCGAAAACATCGAAAAGATAAAAAATTCAGGAACCAAAAGGATCGTCACTACCTGCCCCCACTGCTTCAATACCCTTAACAGGGATTACAGGGATTTGGGTCTTGATATTGAAGTCGAACATCAAGCTACCTTCTTGTCCCGCCTCATAAAAGAAGGGAGAATCAAACTGAAATCAGACCCGTTTGATGTCACTTATCACGATTCCTGTTATATGGGGAGGTACAACGATATTTACGATGAGCCCCGACAGGCTTTGAAAGCGATTGGAGGAACGATAGTCGAGATGGATAAAACCCGTGACAACAGTTTCTGTTGCGGCGGTGGCGGAGGGCGTGTCATGGCGGAAGAGAAGCTGGGGACACGCATAAACGCTGAGCGAATAAGGATGGCAAGTGCCACAAATACTCATGTCCTGGTATCAAATTGCCCTTTTTGCATGACCATGTTCGAGGATGGAGTCAAGGCTGAAGGGCTGGAAGCAACCCTTTGGACAAAGGATCTGTCTGAAATTATCGCTGAAAGGCTCTAA
- a CDS encoding acyl-CoA thioesterase — MADETRTFSAAIDVRFADLDAYNHVNNATYFTYLETARVKLFSDKFASFMESGLLFFVVRAECDYKKPINLNDTVIVSMRASRFGNSSFDMDYSIHDGKDGVYATAKTVMACFDSKLGRTVPVRKEIIDMLK; from the coding sequence GTGGCAGACGAAACTAGAACCTTTTCCGCGGCGATTGACGTCAGGTTCGCAGACCTTGACGCGTACAATCATGTAAACAACGCTACATATTTCACCTACCTTGAAACTGCAAGGGTGAAGCTATTTTCAGACAAGTTCGCCTCGTTCATGGAGAGCGGACTTCTCTTCTTCGTCGTCAGGGCGGAGTGCGATTATAAAAAACCGATCAATCTGAACGACACTGTAATCGTTTCCATGCGCGCATCAAGGTTCGGAAACTCAAGTTTTGATATGGATTATTCAATACATGACGGGAAAGACGGCGTATATGCTACGGCAAAGACAGTCATGGCCTGTTTCGATTCCAAGTTGGGCAGGACCGTTCCGGTGCGAAAAGAGATTATTGATATGCTGAAATAG
- a CDS encoding 4Fe-4S ferredoxin yields MGHHLSSKSSIIPLIERLNKYPVGLVDNEKLREILSILFEEKEAFVASMFPLEEATLPELINVTDMPEDELLPILERMADKGLIMDMPYSGTTYYLLMPGLIGFMEFTFMKSRVDLPMAKLAKLMTEYLSGNSKDGMANEFFGSSTQLTRSLVYEDKIPVTSEITTYENAREIIKNASFGAVGTCYCRHKKEHLDQKCKKGAPVKDTCITLGSGARFLVRRGFATQKTTEELLAIIDMARDLNLTHVTDNIRNKPSFVCNCCRCCCELMSGVQMGFTEGIAKTAFLARIDPEKCDYCGDCFKACNVKAIGLAKGRVFARKSDRFSEIEKDICLGCGACISTCDKNAISLVPRERKIVPPENKRKMFARILWEKGKLSPFLLNRGKKIVRSIFGMRG; encoded by the coding sequence ATGGGACATCATCTCTCATCCAAGAGCAGTATCATCCCGCTGATAGAAAGGCTTAACAAATATCCCGTCGGACTTGTTGACAACGAAAAGCTCAGGGAGATACTTTCGATCTTATTCGAAGAGAAGGAAGCGTTCGTTGCGTCCATGTTTCCGCTTGAGGAAGCAACTCTACCCGAACTCATAAATGTAACCGATATGCCAGAAGACGAACTCCTTCCAATACTAGAAAGAATGGCCGACAAGGGATTGATAATGGATATGCCATATTCCGGCACGACCTACTATCTCCTGATGCCCGGGCTGATAGGTTTCATGGAATTTACGTTCATGAAAAGCAGGGTGGACCTTCCGATGGCAAAACTGGCAAAACTGATGACCGAATATCTTTCAGGCAACTCAAAAGACGGGATGGCAAATGAGTTCTTCGGTAGCAGTACACAGCTGACCCGCTCACTTGTATACGAAGACAAGATTCCCGTCACATCTGAAATAACCACATACGAAAATGCCAGGGAGATAATAAAAAATGCCAGCTTCGGCGCGGTCGGCACATGCTATTGCAGACACAAGAAGGAACACCTCGACCAGAAGTGCAAAAAGGGGGCGCCGGTGAAAGATACCTGCATTACGCTTGGAAGCGGCGCGCGTTTTCTTGTACGCAGGGGATTTGCCACGCAAAAAACCACAGAGGAACTCTTGGCAATAATAGACATGGCAAGGGATCTTAACCTGACGCATGTAACCGATAACATCAGGAACAAACCTTCATTTGTCTGTAACTGTTGCAGGTGCTGTTGCGAACTTATGTCCGGCGTGCAGATGGGCTTCACGGAAGGGATCGCAAAGACCGCCTTTCTAGCGCGGATTGACCCGGAAAAGTGCGACTACTGCGGCGACTGTTTCAAGGCGTGCAACGTAAAGGCGATCGGCCTTGCGAAGGGGAGGGTTTTTGCCAGGAAATCCGACAGATTTAGTGAAATTGAGAAGGATATCTGTCTCGGTTGCGGAGCGTGCATCTCCACCTGCGATAAGAATGCGATCTCTCTCGTACCACGGGAGCGGAAGATCGTACCGCCTGAGAATAAGCGGAAGATGTTTGCCAGAATCCTTTGGGAAAAGGGAAAGCTATCCCCCTTCCTGCTGAACAGGGGGAAAAAGATAGTAAGGTCCATCTTCGGAATGAGAGGATAA
- a CDS encoding long-chain fatty acid--CoA ligase — MSELKTIGKMFRSVVEKYPEKPALCRKESGAWKPITYRELHNTVLTFSKSLHLLGLRHGDRLAIMLGNSPEWVIADLATISIGAADVPLYGTISDEQAKHILNDSGAKIILIRGDDQVAKLRNIIGSLPEVQVVITVDEGVGAFGSVRTISFASALKLGKEADASAESKVKEAVEKTSPNDLASIIYTSGTTGMPKGVMLSHGNITSNLEAIYKAVDILNSDVHLSFLPLSHVFERTCGYYCLIGVGATINYAESMETIADNIKEIHPTVVISVPRLFEKMLAKIKDKVANGPAVRQKLFYWALGVGVRMTDPDRKESDSLWLQLQFKLASKLVFSKLQEAFGGKIRYFISGGAALNKDVANFFRSIGIKVVEGYGLTETSPVIAVNPPDGIRLGTVGKVLSNLEMKMEEDGELCVRGPSISKGYFNNFEATKEAFDSDGWFHTGDIIELSDDGYVTIVDRKKDIIVMSNGKNVAPLTLESKLVGDDYIAQITVVGNNRKFMAALIVPNFDKLKRFANDQGIANDDNSKLILSPKVVALYQQRIDEHMKDFARFEQVKKFTLLAHEFTEKGGELTPSLKVKRKVIDKKYAEIIDKMYAE; from the coding sequence ATGAGCGAACTGAAGACTATAGGGAAAATGTTCCGTTCCGTTGTCGAGAAATACCCGGAAAAGCCAGCGCTTTGCAGAAAAGAATCGGGTGCTTGGAAACCGATAACCTATCGCGAACTGCATAATACCGTTTTAACGTTTTCAAAATCGCTGCATCTGCTTGGCCTGCGGCACGGAGACAGATTGGCAATCATGCTTGGAAACTCTCCAGAATGGGTGATAGCGGATCTTGCCACCATCTCAATCGGGGCGGCGGATGTCCCTCTATACGGAACCATTTCAGATGAACAGGCAAAACATATACTGAATGATTCCGGGGCGAAAATCATTCTTATCAGAGGAGACGACCAGGTTGCCAAGCTTCGGAATATAATCGGAAGTCTCCCTGAAGTTCAGGTTGTTATCACTGTCGACGAAGGGGTCGGCGCTTTTGGATCAGTCAGAACCATAAGCTTCGCCTCTGCTCTGAAACTGGGGAAGGAAGCCGATGCGAGCGCAGAATCCAAAGTGAAGGAAGCTGTTGAGAAAACCTCGCCGAACGATCTTGCCTCAATAATTTACACGTCCGGCACCACAGGGATGCCTAAAGGGGTAATGCTTTCACACGGCAACATAACATCCAATCTGGAAGCGATATACAAGGCGGTAGACATTCTGAATTCGGATGTTCACCTTTCATTTTTACCTCTCTCCCATGTTTTTGAGCGGACTTGCGGCTATTACTGCCTGATAGGTGTTGGCGCGACCATCAACTACGCCGAAAGCATGGAGACGATAGCGGACAACATAAAAGAGATTCATCCGACAGTGGTAATTAGCGTTCCCAGGCTTTTTGAAAAAATGCTCGCGAAAATAAAGGATAAGGTCGCAAACGGCCCGGCTGTCCGTCAGAAACTTTTCTACTGGGCTCTTGGCGTTGGCGTAAGGATGACCGATCCCGATAGAAAAGAATCGGATTCACTCTGGCTCCAGTTGCAGTTCAAGCTGGCAAGCAAACTCGTTTTTTCCAAACTCCAGGAGGCGTTTGGCGGCAAGATAAGGTATTTCATTTCCGGTGGCGCCGCCTTGAACAAGGACGTCGCGAATTTTTTCCGTTCAATTGGGATCAAGGTGGTGGAAGGGTACGGTCTTACCGAGACCTCTCCAGTTATCGCTGTAAATCCACCTGACGGAATCAGGCTGGGGACAGTCGGGAAAGTCTTGTCCAACCTGGAAATGAAAATGGAGGAGGATGGCGAGCTTTGCGTACGAGGTCCCAGCATATCAAAAGGCTATTTCAACAATTTCGAGGCGACCAAGGAGGCTTTCGACAGTGACGGCTGGTTCCATACTGGCGATATCATCGAATTAAGCGATGACGGTTATGTAACGATCGTCGACCGCAAGAAGGATATCATAGTCATGTCGAACGGCAAGAATGTCGCTCCTCTTACACTGGAATCGAAACTCGTTGGGGACGACTATATAGCGCAGATAACGGTAGTCGGCAATAACAGGAAATTCATGGCCGCGCTTATCGTCCCGAATTTCGATAAGCTGAAAAGGTTTGCCAACGACCAGGGGATAGCGAATGATGATAATTCAAAACTGATCTTGAGCCCAAAGGTTGTCGCCTTATACCAGCAGAGGATCGACGAACATATGAAGGACTTCGCGCGGTTTGAGCAGGTCAAAAAGTTTACTCTTCTGGCCCATGAGTTTACGGAAAAGGGGGGAGAGCTTACTCCTTCACTGAAAGTAAAAAGAAAGGTGATAGATAAAAAGTACGCAGAGATCATCGATAAAATGTATGCGGAGTAG
- a CDS encoding protein phosphatase 2C domain-containing protein, which translates to MIIVEAEKYNLDDQEFCSGRLSAFSERAPGYSNPNEDSIAMLCLGDGTGVLVVADGMGGRPSGEKAARIIAETFNEILAGHKGEEDLRGAILEAIEKSNERIKELQVGAGSTVVAVEIQGQQIRPYHVGDSSVIIVGQRGKLKYQSIAHSPVGYALESGIIAGSELENHDEKHIVSNIVGSDDMRIEIGSFITLDARDTVLLTTDGVTDNLTLERIIEIIRKGDLESVRENLSEQAKMNMENSDEGFHPDDISFILFRVN; encoded by the coding sequence ATGATAATAGTCGAAGCAGAGAAATATAATCTGGACGATCAGGAATTCTGTAGCGGGCGTCTATCCGCATTTTCAGAAAGAGCCCCAGGATACTCCAATCCTAATGAAGACAGTATCGCCATGCTCTGCCTTGGAGACGGCACTGGAGTTCTAGTTGTTGCCGACGGGATGGGAGGCCGGCCATCCGGTGAAAAGGCCGCCCGCATAATCGCTGAAACGTTCAACGAGATCCTTGCAGGGCATAAAGGAGAAGAGGATTTGCGGGGAGCAATACTTGAAGCCATTGAAAAATCCAATGAAAGGATCAAAGAACTTCAGGTAGGAGCCGGTTCAACCGTAGTAGCGGTGGAAATACAGGGGCAGCAGATTCGACCGTATCACGTTGGTGATTCAAGCGTAATTATCGTAGGTCAAAGAGGGAAGCTGAAATATCAGTCAATAGCCCACTCCCCGGTCGGCTACGCGCTTGAGTCGGGAATAATCGCGGGTAGCGAACTGGAAAACCATGATGAAAAACATATTGTCTCGAACATTGTCGGCTCGGATGACATGAGAATAGAAATTGGATCGTTTATTACGCTTGACGCGCGAGATACTGTTTTACTTACAACCGACGGAGTAACCGATAATTTAACTCTCGAAAGGATAATCGAAATTATCCGAAAAGGCGATTTGGAATCGGTGCGGGAAAATCTTTCGGAGCAGGCAAAAATGAATATGGAGAACAGCGACGAAGGATTTCACCCGGATGACATTTCATTCATCCTTTTCAGAGTTAATTGA
- a CDS encoding 1-acyl-sn-glycerol-3-phosphate acyltransferase: MNSTVTIPFWLLILLCVLAAWAAIGSLLIPSVRWFLRRRVSRVIDELNTRLQLRIQPFKTTKRQVLIDRLLYDPEVLKAVELHSTEHKLSRDEAMAEAENYAREIVPSFNAYAYFRAGYAIARWCARLLYRVRLGYSDETGLSKVDKNAGVVFVMNHRSNMDYILVAYLAATRAALSYAVGEWARIWPLQTLIRTLGAYFIRRNSGNHLYRRVLARYVQMATEGGVVQAVYPEGGLSRDGKIRPIKLGLLSYMVLGFDPDRERDIVFVPVGINYDRVIEDRSLLLKLEPAPVKRSFFFAIKTTLGFILHNFSLMLRRRWYRFGYAGVNFGTPISMKSYMKKHRIDFRKMNDDSRHEAVERLGKELMSEVGKVIPVLPVSLVATVLLEDGVTEMEEGKEFSELELKVAVQRLVEKLENLGGHVYIPRADQEYAITVGLRMLTLRRLVIKEEGMYRANIKEVPLLRFYANSIEHLLSK, from the coding sequence ATGAACAGTACTGTTACGATACCTTTTTGGCTGTTGATACTCCTTTGTGTGCTTGCGGCATGGGCCGCTATTGGAAGCCTGTTAATACCTAGTGTACGCTGGTTCCTCCGCAGGCGCGTAAGCAGGGTTATCGACGAATTGAATACCAGGTTACAGCTCCGAATCCAGCCGTTCAAGACCACCAAGCGTCAGGTACTTATTGACAGGCTCCTTTATGACCCTGAAGTATTAAAAGCTGTCGAGTTGCATTCCACGGAACATAAACTCAGCCGTGATGAGGCTATGGCGGAAGCGGAAAACTACGCCAGGGAAATTGTTCCTTCCTTCAATGCATACGCTTATTTCCGCGCTGGATATGCAATCGCGAGATGGTGCGCGAGGCTTCTCTACAGGGTAAGGCTTGGATATTCGGACGAAACCGGCCTTTCAAAGGTGGATAAGAACGCGGGCGTAGTATTTGTGATGAATCACAGGAGCAACATGGATTACATCCTGGTAGCCTACCTGGCGGCAACCCGGGCGGCTTTAAGTTACGCGGTAGGGGAGTGGGCGCGCATTTGGCCTTTACAGACCTTGATACGCACTTTGGGAGCGTACTTCATCCGGCGGAATTCCGGTAATCATCTTTACAGGCGTGTTCTTGCCCGGTATGTACAGATGGCGACCGAGGGGGGGGTGGTACAGGCGGTGTATCCTGAAGGGGGCTTAAGCAGGGATGGAAAGATCCGGCCTATTAAATTGGGTCTGCTCTCATACATGGTGCTAGGATTCGATCCAGACAGGGAGAGAGATATTGTTTTTGTACCTGTAGGGATCAATTATGACAGGGTTATTGAAGACAGGAGTCTTCTGTTGAAACTTGAACCGGCGCCAGTAAAGAGGAGTTTCTTTTTCGCAATCAAAACCACTCTCGGATTTATTCTTCACAATTTCAGCCTGATGCTTCGCCGCCGCTGGTACCGTTTCGGCTACGCAGGGGTAAACTTCGGCACTCCTATCTCCATGAAGAGCTACATGAAAAAGCATAGGATTGATTTCCGCAAGATGAACGATGACTCCAGACATGAGGCTGTGGAACGGCTGGGGAAGGAGCTTATGTCCGAGGTTGGAAAGGTTATACCTGTTCTCCCGGTCTCGCTGGTTGCAACTGTTCTGCTTGAGGATGGCGTAACGGAGATGGAGGAGGGGAAGGAGTTCAGCGAACTTGAGTTGAAAGTGGCAGTTCAAAGGCTGGTGGAAAAACTTGAAAACCTCGGGGGACATGTATACATACCTAGAGCTGATCAGGAGTACGCTATCACTGTCGGACTGCGCATGCTTACCCTTCGCCGGCTAGTTATAAAGGAAGAGGGGATGTACAGAGCCAACATAAAAGAGGTCCCGCTTCTCCGGTTTTACGCCAATTCCATCGAACATCTTCTTTCGAAGTAA
- a CDS encoding protein kinase: protein MKVEKISSFEFKPGRVLAKKYKVVHRIGSGWEGEVYKLLEIETGIERAGKFFFPHRNLRNSTLRYHAKKLHKLRNCEILIQYNTQETITFKRQQIPILISEYVDGVMLSEFYTSQPKKRLDPYQALHLLLALAKGVECIHSLKEFHGDIHTDNIIITRYGLSFGVKLIDFFHWKDATSENILDDVCDLLQVYHESIGGVKIYSKLPKEIKQVVCGLKRSIIRKKYKTAGQLRVYLENLNFDSLI from the coding sequence GTGAAAGTAGAAAAGATTAGTTCCTTTGAATTCAAACCTGGCCGAGTGCTTGCCAAGAAATACAAGGTCGTGCATCGCATAGGTTCGGGATGGGAGGGGGAAGTATATAAACTGCTTGAAATAGAGACCGGGATCGAGCGTGCTGGGAAGTTTTTCTTTCCCCACCGCAACCTGAGAAACAGCACTCTGCGCTATCACGCCAAGAAGCTCCACAAACTAAGGAATTGCGAGATACTTATCCAGTACAACACGCAGGAGACGATTACATTCAAGCGTCAGCAGATTCCAATCCTGATCTCCGAATATGTAGACGGCGTCATGCTCTCCGAATTTTACACGAGTCAGCCGAAAAAACGGCTTGATCCATATCAGGCGCTCCACCTCCTTCTTGCTCTGGCCAAGGGGGTGGAATGTATTCACAGCCTCAAGGAGTTTCACGGCGACATCCATACCGATAATATAATAATCACACGGTACGGCTTGAGTTTCGGAGTGAAGCTGATCGATTTTTTCCACTGGAAAGACGCCACCTCCGAAAATATTCTCGACGATGTGTGTGATCTTTTGCAGGTTTATCATGAATCGATCGGCGGCGTAAAAATCTATTCAAAACTTCCAAAGGAAATTAAACAGGTAGTTTGCGGTTTGAAGCGCTCAATAATTAGGAAAAAATACAAAACTGCGGGACAATTAAGAGTGTACCTGGAAAATTTGAATTTCGACAGTTTGATATAG